The Triticum urartu cultivar G1812 chromosome 5, Tu2.1, whole genome shotgun sequence genome contains the following window.
ACTGTTCACCCGGGTTCATGTTAGCACGGGATCAGAAACTTTGTGTCCAACccacaaaagaaaaaaaaagaaacttCGTGTCCAGGCTAGCCTTTTCAACCTCTAAAAGAATCGGCGATCAAaccacatctctctctctctctctcaaggtAATTCTGATTGAGCGAGAAAATTATAAAATtaacacttttatttatttattgcaTCCTAGATCTACCAATGTTTCGTGTGTACCAAACATAGTTCCATAGGCCGTTTCACAGTGACCAAAGACAAAACAAACTATAGTCCAAAAATGAAAAATGACAAAATGAGCGTAGGATTCCGTTATACTGCACGCCATGCGGTGGATAACACATACGTAGTACTACGTACACATGCATACAAACCCCGTCGAAAGGAAAGGAAGAGGCGGGGACGGAACGGATTGACGCCGCCGGCGCCGGCAACGCGCCAATGGCCACTGCCCAATTGCCCATCACCGCCGTCACGCCCGCCCCGCCCCGGCCCGTACCCACCACCACGCCCTTTATCCCGCCCCACCCCCGCCACTTTCCGCTTTTCGCCCTTTACCCCTCGCCTCGCCTCCCCCGTTTCAATCGGCCTCATCACGAGTTCACTCCCTGGAAGCGCTTCGCCCCGGACGCTGCCGCTGCTGCTCCTCCCCCCCATCTTGAAACCCCAAACCCCACGCCAGGCCCCGCGCCGAGATTCCGCGAGATCCCGCCgccatggtggccgccggggccGCGGCCGCCGCGCCCCGGCCCAACCCCTCGCCGtcgccgcaccgccgccgcgccgcctccgcGCTCTCCCCGTCCAAATCCACCAACGCCAATGCCGACGCCCGGGCCGCCAGGCCCCGCCCCAAGGCCGTCCCCTCCCGCTACCTCCTCGCGCCctcctccaagtccacctccacctccacctccacatccacatccacatccaccaccaccaccaccacctcctccaactccacctccacctcGGCCGCCACGCCCTCCCGCCGCTTCGCGTCGCCGCTGCCCAGGCGCTCCTCGTCCGTCGACCGCCCGCGCCCCGCGGGGGGcaatgccgccgccgccgacgccgcggGGCCCAACGgggccaccaccaccaccaccaggagCCTCTCCGTCGCCTTCCAGGGCCGCTCCTACTTCCTCGAGACCAGCAAGGCCAAGCCGGCCATGTCCCCCTCGCCGGTGCGCCGGCCCGCGGCGCCGCCGGTGGCTTCCACCACGCCGGAGAGGAGGCGGCCTGCTGCGGGCGCGGTGCCGGAGAGGGCCAAGGGGTCCGAAGGGGGCCATACCCACCAGAGGTGGCCAATGTCGGCACACGGGTTCGAGGGGAACCCGCTCACCAAGAGCCTCGACTGCTCCTTGGACAAGAAGGGCGCTGCTGTCCTGGCCGCTGTCAGATCGCTGCGGCAGTCCATGGCGTTCGACGACGGGGTGCGCCGCACCTCGTTTGACAGCGGGGACTACTTGATGTCGTCGGACACTGAGAGCTTGTCATCAGGGAGCAATTCCGAGTCCCAGGATGCCGGCAATGGCGTTGCTCACAGAGCACGCCCATCAACAAAGGGGATGAGTGTGCCTGCACGCTTCTTGCATGATGCTGCTGGCAGCAGGATGCATCGCTTTGCAGACCCAGGCACACCCTACGTGACACATAATAATTCTGGATTGGCATTGTCACCAAGATCAGCGCCGGTGAAGAAGTCGCTGTTGAATGGGTTTGTTTCGTCTCCACTCAACAGACCAGTTAGGCAGTCTTCACCAAGTAAGCTTGTGGGCAATTCATCGAGGAGAATGTCAAGTCCATCCCGCCCAAGGAACTCCATGGGGACGAGTGCGTCAACGTGGGATCAGCAGGGAAGAAATTCGTCTGGTTACGGTAGGAGGTGGGTTGGGGGTAGTAAGGTTGATGGGGAGCACCTATTGAGAATCTTGTGCAATAGACATTTGCAGTGGCGGTGTGTAAATGCGCAGGCTGATGCCACACTTGCTTCACAGAAGATGACTGCAGAGGTGAGTGTGTCTGTTAACAAATCATAAATTGTGGGTATACCAAATGTCTAATCAGTGTTAAATATTATTGCCATATTCTTTTCTCTTTGTCAAACATCCAGAAATAGAAGTTGGTGATATTCATGTCTATATATGATAATAGCTCAAGACTTTAAATTTTACCTGATATAATGCCACTTATATTTAGTGTGTAAAAAACAACCAAGTCTGAACAGCTGGCTTACGAAACTTTATGGCAACACACTTACAGTTCTCTTATAGCAGGAGTTGATTCCATGTAAATATTAGTGTAACTCCCAAGCATTTTTCATGCAATAGCTTATAACGTAGTGCATAATCTGCATTTTTTTACTGGGATCAGCTTTCACGCTAAAGGTAACCGGTCTATTTATGTGTAATTGTAAATAAAAAATCATGCTACCAGATCTTATTCAGCTGAAAAATAGTCCGCGTACCAAATATGTAGGATAGTGACACGATAAAAGAAAGAACTGACAGAGCTTTTAAAATCCTTTCTGTATGTTGGAGCCATAAAGAAAAAAAGTATTAATATATTTAAACTTCTCAAGGTGTTCTCCCTCTGTTTCTTGCAATGATAAGGAATCCTTTTGAATACAAATACAATGGTATCAATTTTGTGTAACATAACCTACTTGCTACTGGATTAATTGTTGGCCAAAGCATAGATTTGGACAGTCAAAATGCacactatatttcaaaacagaTGGAATATCATATCTAATGCTGAAATTACGATGATTTAAGAATTGAAGTTTGAACTGTGCATTCATACATGAACTAGTAGAATTCTGTGAACTTTATTATCTTAGTGCTTAACTGAAGTCGCGAAATAGATTTCCTAATAAAACCTACATTTAGAAATAAGGAAAGGATTCATTTTGGCCAGATGACTTTAGCAGTCAAATGTTGCCATTTCTGCTACTACTTTTTTTTGTTTGTTCCTTTGCTGACATTTCTACTTTCTTTTACCAGAAAGACCTATGTGATGCATGGATTACTACCCTAAGCATGCGCAAATCTGTTGCTCTTAAAAGGTTACAGCTACAATTATTCCGAAACAATTGGAAACTCATGACGGTTCTAAAGGGACAGGTAAGAACTTCTTAAATTTTGGTACCCATGATATTTTCGCATTATTTTGAAATATGCGGTGTATTTTCCTGCCGGTCATAGTTAGCAAGAGACTATTTTGCCAACAGGACAAGAAGTGCATGAAAGAACTGTAGGGTCAACTAGCTGTAAACTTGATAATTTGAATACTGAATTACTGATTTGAATGATTTCCAGTCTTTGCAGTTTGTACAATTGATCCACTAATATGTTTTTTTCGTTCGTATAGTGATTGGGATAATTAATAGCAAACTGAGCCATTTTGTTACTTATTTCCTCTATTAAGTAAATCGCACACGGTCCTTTCTTATGCATAACTATGAAGTTGAGATGGGAACAAGATCAGTATGTAACTTCTGCAGTGGGATATTAGATAAATATACAGAACTCATAACTGCTTAACAATCATCCATATTAGCTTTGACTTAATAAAGTGATAGAGGTATCAATTAGTTAGGTCAGCACAGCCATCAGGTCATTTTATATACTAGAACAATATCCTTTTGCATCGAAGTTCGTTATAAATTTGCATAACTCTGGAAATCTGATTGAATTCAATTGACATAGATGCCATATTTGGAGGAGTGGTCTTCACTAGAGATGGAGTATGCAGATTCAATATCTGGAATTGTGGAAGCTCTAACTGCCACCATTCTGTGCCTTCCTGTCGATGGAGCAAAGGTCGGAATAGCGTGCCATCTTGCTAACTTATTGTCATGCGTATCTCTTATGTTGATTAAATCTCAGACCTTATTTGCTACCTCCTGAGCTGCAGGCCGATATCCAAGATGTAAAAAATGCTGTTGGATCTGCAATTGATATCATGCAAACAATAGGAAGTTCAATATGTTCGTTGCTGGCTAAGGTACTGTTTGCTTCACATTGTCATCTTATTCCTTTTTACCAGTTGCTTGTCTACCACTGCATTTCCTTGCAAGAATGATCGTAATGCCTACAAAATATACTTGATACATTAAAAGTTTTACAAGTCTTCTGATCCGGAATGGATGGTTGGATTGGCTGAGTGTATCAGGTGTCAATTTGTTTGTGTCGATTAGGCTGATTCTGGCCAACCATCTCCCAGATCATATCGTCTTTGATAGCCCTACAAGCTTTGGAATAGTGCAAGATATCTTACTTAACTTTGTCCCTTCTCTGAGGGTCCAGCCGTAGGACTATGCACATTCGCTTTGGCTTGTTTTCTAGTTGAGCTACATGAAGAGGTTTACATATTCATGCCACTTTGCAGCTGCAAGCATCTTATTAACAAACATTAGCACCATTGTACAGTCAATTCTTTCTTGCAGCTTGTATGGTGGTGCATGTAAACACGCTTGAAGGATTTCATATTAACTAGAGTATAGAGATCATAGAACTAGTTCTGATAGTGTTCGGTGCAATATTTGTTATGTGGTGCTTCATAGATTAATAGTTTAATTTGGCTTAATTCATGTCATCCTGCAGCTATCTGGGACAAGTATTTTGGTGTCTGATCTTGCCAGAATCGCCACACAAGAGCGGTCTCTAATGGACCAGTCCAGGGAACTGCTGTCCACACTCGCATCAATGCACGTAAGTAGTACAATCTGCTCGGTTCTGTTTCATTTTATATGCAACGATTATAGAGCACTTCTAATCTGTACCTCTCAACTATGATAAAAACAGGTCAAGTACTGTAGCCTGCAAGGGCAGCGAGTACAGACAACTCACAGGAGGCTCAAGCACTCGTAGCTGACACTAGGCTTAACTCACTAACCGAAGAGCCTACGTAGGTGGAGCTGCTATATCTGATGGCTTGCTCGGGTTGCCCGCTGAGCGGTATGACTTTCGAGGAAGTTACCTCGGTCGGTCGATGATCGACGCGGTCTAATGAAGTTCCGGTGCTCTTGTCATGGTGGTGGTTGGCTAGGTTCTGATTGGCTAAGTTGAATATGCAGTGGTGCAGAACAAATGTAGGGGCCAACATGTATATATAGTTGTAGTTCCTTTCTTTCTTTTGTTGGTCTTATTAGATGAGCAATTAGGTCTAATAGTAGCTAGTTTTAGATTGGTTTCCTGTTTATCAGATGACCGTCCGCGCCATGGCAAATGCAATATAATCCTCCACTGGTACTCAGTTCTCTTGTATAGTACGGAGTACCATGTTTGCTTCGTAGCCGAATCTTGTTTTTTTTTAACAGGAGGCAAACGATTTGCCTCATTCATCAGTTAAGAAGAGGAATGGAGTGCTACAACACCCCGAGCAACAAAGATTCACTACTCTTGCGACATCATTTGACCCAATTTTTAGCACCCACGGTGAACCATAGCTTGACTTCTTGACACTGGCGAGGAGGACGCGGCGGAGCACTCTTCTGATGGAACACGTGTGTGCATTCCTCTCGTTTCTTGTTTCAAACGGTCCAGGCAACGAGAATGGTGAGTGAGGTCATCACCTTCCTATTGGGGACTCATTTGTCTGAAAGGTCCACCCACCAATCTTTGATGGATCTCAAGAGGTACCATGAGtaagtatcaacattcacaagTTGGAGACAGTCTTTGAGCAATCTTGCGCTGTAATGTGAAACAGCATGCAAATAAGTCTAGTACAACAATAGTTCAAATTCAACAACATTAACCGGATGCTCAACAAGTTTTTCATGAACAAGCCATGTTGTCCCACACATACTGCCCCTTGAGCTTTATCCAACAACGTATGTGCATAAATGGTCTGCCCTCTAACCTGTGGTACATCATGGTAGCGAGTACATGCTACACATTGAGTAGAGCAACATTGAGTGAATGAATGAATCAATTAACAAGTTGAGCAAGGAGAAGCAAAACTTACGATCTCCACGTCTGCCGCGCACAATGGCCACATTGCCTCTAGCTGATCAACTGCTTTACAAAACTTGACAACGATGGTCTGGATGGTGTACCATCGAT
Protein-coding sequences here:
- the LOC125510681 gene encoding QWRF motif-containing protein 2-like — its product is MVAAGAAAAAPRPNPSPSPHRRRAASALSPSKSTNANADARAARPRPKAVPSRYLLAPSSKSTSTSTSTSTSTSTTTTTTSSNSTSTSAATPSRRFASPLPRRSSSVDRPRPAGGNAAAADAAGPNGATTTTTRSLSVAFQGRSYFLETSKAKPAMSPSPVRRPAAPPVASTTPERRRPAAGAVPERAKGSEGGHTHQRWPMSAHGFEGNPLTKSLDCSLDKKGAAVLAAVRSLRQSMAFDDGVRRTSFDSGDYLMSSDTESLSSGSNSESQDAGNGVAHRARPSTKGMSVPARFLHDAAGSRMHRFADPGTPYVTHNNSGLALSPRSAPVKKSLLNGFVSSPLNRPVRQSSPSKLVGNSSRRMSSPSRPRNSMGTSASTWDQQGRNSSGYGRRWVGGSKVDGEHLLRILCNRHLQWRCVNAQADATLASQKMTAEKDLCDAWITTLSMRKSVALKRLQLQLFRNNWKLMTVLKGQMPYLEEWSSLEMEYADSISGIVEALTATILCLPVDGAKADIQDVKNAVGSAIDIMQTIGSSICSLLAKLSGTSILVSDLARIATQERSLMDQSRELLSTLASMHVKYCSLQGQRVQTTHRRLKHS